A section of the Leptotrichia buccalis C-1013-b genome encodes:
- a CDS encoding SEL1-like repeat protein, protein MIIKKKELMKFILFCGIFFSMCFYNFHLHLKRYKENEEKNEQKDIQKTKKININGDVMKKIEEELAKINDNMNENDLTTMLSIAKMNYDKNPEIGIMYFEKLAKYKPEALRYLADYYYGIKDYPNYEKWEKLAIEKTQNPDEIYNFALYFDEKQNYGEAKKYYLMAVEKNQKSAKHNLALLYGKMGEYDKATKLFQELGFKDGNGKYYTGLYYKTKKNYKKSEAIFNELIKEGNPDGYFGLYLLYEAKGGLKNKEKSFQFLKKGAEMGEVKSAYTLGLHYSSLEGHNNTYKYYHELAVKYYLIAANKGHKSSMFNLGLAYEVLENKENAMKWYKKASEVGDKEALKELKRLEREK, encoded by the coding sequence ATGATAATTAAAAAAAAGGAATTAATGAAATTTATTTTATTCTGTGGAATTTTTTTTTCAATGTGTTTTTATAATTTTCATTTACATTTGAAAAGATATAAAGAAAATGAAGAAAAAAATGAACAGAAAGATATACAAAAGACAAAAAAGATTAACATAAATGGCGATGTTATGAAAAAAATTGAAGAAGAATTAGCTAAGATTAATGATAATATGAATGAAAATGATTTAACAACAATGTTGTCAATAGCTAAAATGAATTATGATAAAAATCCAGAAATTGGAATTATGTATTTTGAAAAATTAGCAAAATATAAGCCTGAAGCATTAAGATATTTAGCAGATTATTATTATGGAATTAAAGATTACCCTAATTATGAAAAATGGGAAAAATTAGCGATAGAAAAAACACAAAATCCTGATGAAATATATAATTTTGCATTATATTTTGATGAAAAGCAAAATTATGGTGAAGCCAAAAAATATTATCTTATGGCAGTAGAAAAGAACCAAAAATCTGCTAAACACAACCTTGCTCTTTTATATGGAAAAATGGGTGAATATGATAAAGCGACAAAATTATTTCAAGAGCTTGGTTTTAAAGATGGAAATGGTAAGTATTATACAGGTTTGTACTACAAAACTAAAAAAAATTATAAAAAATCAGAAGCAATATTTAATGAATTGATAAAAGAAGGAAATCCAGATGGTTATTTTGGATTATATCTTTTATATGAAGCAAAAGGCGGATTAAAAAATAAAGAAAAATCTTTTCAATTTTTAAAAAAAGGGGCTGAAATGGGGGAAGTAAAATCGGCATATACATTGGGGCTTCATTATTCTAGTCTTGAAGGACATAATAATACATATAAATATTATCACGAGCTTGCTGTAAAATACTATCTTATAGCTGCTAATAAAGGACATAAAAGTTCTATGTTTAATTTAGGATTGGCATATGAAGTTTTAGAGAATAAAGAAAATGCAATGAAATGGTATAAAAAAGCTTCAGAAGTAGGAGATAAAGAGGCATTGAAAGAGTTAAAAAGATTAGAAAGGGAGAAATAA
- a CDS encoding PAAR-like protein — MAREKYQGMYDSSMSGLERSRRQTAEAIKEAEARKKEEAEKDKINRDAVNNQIAELGRVPVAKGDESTIICDGATMKCSMGIFGSMVQDISSKIVLMKPDFSATNEDEVNDMITFKVPKAKVYLMGIDAAGTTVDLKPENFEIKPGLNCAANCGKPCELKNHILGWVNFSDDVIIDGANVLIKGSRLVCGIFPDAKITFTDNGQDPEIEEAKWDKIFSPFGWNPAGKKVVKSIYPTFSIGSGIIEIIDGNVVAGGYSVFSGGRDLVNIWTGEDILLNMGKGTISLGSKVLGKNVSKENLNYWSNVVVGTNDFLIAPVMNYKDSVKFNYSNLEEDIKLINENSKIHIKLKNNNIKNPKLPDYTIEINADVKKEIVGFNLEPKKTSKTLVNSQIEKKIGKINSEDYNFMVNIEYAKNPFLTRVKNPNYKREEKK, encoded by the coding sequence ATGGCTAGAGAGAAGTATCAAGGAATGTATGATTCAAGTATGTCAGGTTTAGAGAGAAGCCGAAGACAAACAGCTGAAGCAATAAAAGAAGCAGAAGCTAGAAAAAAAGAAGAAGCAGAAAAAGATAAAATAAACAGAGATGCTGTTAATAATCAAATTGCTGAATTAGGTAGAGTTCCTGTTGCGAAAGGAGATGAAAGTACTATTATTTGTGATGGGGCAACTATGAAATGTAGTATGGGGATATTTGGTTCAATGGTGCAGGATATATCAAGTAAGATAGTTTTAATGAAACCTGATTTTTCAGCAACCAATGAGGATGAAGTTAATGATATGATTACTTTTAAAGTTCCTAAAGCAAAAGTTTATTTGATGGGAATTGATGCGGCTGGAACAACTGTTGATTTAAAACCAGAAAATTTTGAAATAAAACCAGGACTTAATTGTGCTGCTAATTGTGGAAAGCCTTGTGAATTAAAAAATCATATATTGGGATGGGTAAATTTTTCAGATGATGTAATTATAGATGGTGCTAATGTTTTGATAAAAGGCTCAAGACTGGTTTGTGGAATATTTCCAGATGCCAAGATTACATTTACAGATAATGGACAAGATCCTGAAATAGAAGAAGCGAAATGGGATAAAATTTTTTCTCCTTTTGGTTGGAATCCAGCTGGAAAAAAAGTTGTAAAATCTATTTATCCAACTTTTTCTATTGGAAGTGGAATTATTGAAATAATAGATGGCAATGTAGTTGCTGGAGGTTATTCTGTATTTTCTGGTGGAAGGGATTTGGTTAATATTTGGACAGGAGAAGATATATTATTGAATATGGGTAAAGGAACAATCAGTCTAGGTTCAAAAGTTCTTGGAAAAAATGTAAGCAAAGAAAATCTAAATTACTGGTCAAATGTAGTTGTAGGAACAAATGACTTTTTGATAGCACCTGTAATGAATTATAAAGATTCGGTCAAATTTAATTATAGTAATTTAGAAGAAGATATAAAATTAATTAATGAAAATAGCAAAATACATATTAAACTGAAAAATAACAATATAAAAAATCCCAAATTACCAGATTATACTATAGAAATAAACGCAGATGTAAAAAAGGAGATTGTTGGTTTTAATTTAGAGCCAAAAAAGACTTCAAAAACACTTGTGAATTCTCAAATTGAAAAAAAAATTGGTAAAATAAATTCTGAAGATTATAATTTTATGGTAAATATAGAATATGCTAAAAATCCCTTTTTAACGAGGGTAAAAAATCCAAATTATAAAAGAGAAGAAAAAAAATAA